Genomic segment of Thermogemmatispora onikobensis:
GTTTTCTTGACTCTGACGCTGACAGTTGAGAATACGCTGGCCCAGACGGCGATTCCCGGCTCCCCGTACGATTATCTCCGTCTTCAGACAGCCAACGGTGACAGAATTGCCCCAAGCTATAGTACGCTGCCCGTGGCCTTCTCCCAAGGAGCCAACAACCAGGGCGGTACCGTCACTTTTACTGTTCCTCAGAAGGATCAGCAATTTACCCTGATCATGGGCCAGTCCAGTAGCGGCATGCAGAGCACAAGCGCGACGATTCGCCTGCTATCCTAGCCTGCCTCGACTGCCCAAGCTGGTCGGCATTGGCAGGCCGTCCGCTCATAGTGACGGCGAGTAGGGATCAAAGGCGAGCAAGCGCGGAAATGGGGAAGAGACCAGACGGGCCAGCCCCGGTAGCCGGCCAAAAGTGCCTGTCCCAGGAAGGAAGGAGGTTGCACCTTCCAGGGACAGGCAGCAATTGTGTTCCACAGGAGCAGCGAAAAGCAGCGGTTTCTGACTCACTCTGGCGCTTAGTCCAGCAGGAAGCTGCCCATCAGCTCACGTCTGAGGGCTGCCTTGCTTTCTTCGTCAAGAGCCGTGGGTGTAGGAGCTGCCGGCCCGCCCTGCGCCGGAGCCGGTTCGTGCTCGCGTGAAGGCTCCGCACCCTGCGGCCCGGTTGATCCGGGATCAGCACCCGCGCTGGCAAATGCTCCCAGCGGCCCCGTAGCTGCGGCAGCGAACTCATCAAGTAGTATTTCTTCAAGATAAGAAGGGGAGAGGCGTGGCCCCTCCAAGGGCGAAGCCTGGACCAGGGGCAAGGATTGAGCCATCTGCTGGGCCTCCAGCGGGCCGATCGAGGCTCTGATCTGCGTGATTTCCACAGGACGCTCCTCTGCCGGCGTTAGTCCTTGTGGACCCTGTCCCTCAGAATGCTCTTCCTGCCACTCTGGTTCCTGCTGGTAGGACGGCATTATGGCCATGTATTCAGGCTGCGCAGCAACCGCCGGCGCAGGAGCGGTGACCTGCCGCTCTACCGCACCCACGACAGCCAGGGGATAGCGCACCCCCAGAATCTCCACAAAAATTCCTCGCCCCTCACGCAGGTCCTGCAGCTGCTGACGCAGCTCGCGATTCTCTCTTTCAAGCTCTTCTAATAAACGCTGTTGGGTATAGATTGCTTCTAGCAGACGATCAAAGGTATCGCCACTTACTGCCATAGTATTCAGTTTCTCCTCTCCAGTTGCAGACCTGACGATCCGATCAGCCACGACCAACCGCTGCCCGCGAACGCTGGAGACAGACAAGATAGAGACGGACCATACCCCTTATTTGTACTTGACCCGCTCTCCTCCATGCCCCAGTTTGAGACAACCGCCGCTCTCTTGCCTCGTCCAGGCGCTGCTTCGGCCACCTCTCCCGCCACGCCACCAGGCAGATGCGAGCGCCTGTCACCAGGTCTGTCCGACCAGTGAAACAACGTGATTACCCGAGAAACATTTCTTTGGCTTAGAACGGTTGAGCGGCAGCGAAGTAACAATGGCTGCGCTTTGACCAATGGCCCCGACTGAGACGTTTTCCCCTTGCCCCGGGTGAAGATTGCATGTTACAGTTATAGCCGGAACTACCGACGCGGCGGCTCAGGTTCCTACCCCTATTGGGTTAACCCAAAAAGGGGAGGGGCACACCCCAAGATCCTCTGAGCTCAGCTAAGGACTCTACAATGCAGGAATCGGTGACACAGGCAACAACAACAGACCAGTCGCAGGAGCATCAGCCAGGCCGTGGCCGCCTCGGCCCCCTGCTTTGCTGGGCGGTCGTCTTCGCCGACATCGGCACCTCAGTGTACTATACACCCGGCATCCTCTACGTTACTGTGGGGAAACTGGCCGGGTTCTTTGTCCTCCTCACAATGTTCGTCTTCGTACTGCTCACCCTCAAGTACGCTGAGGTCTCGGCGCGTTTCCCCCAAGGTGGCGGCGTTGTCAGTGTGGCAGCCCACGCCCTGAATCCCTGGTTCGGCGCCTTGGGCGGTATGTTCATTCTCGTGGACTACTTCTTGACGGCGGCTTTGAGCTGTCTCTCAGGCATCTTTTATTTCAGCGTTGTCTTCCCAGCCCTGGGGCCTAACGCTCTCTGGATCACGATCGCCGTGCTGGCCCTCTTGGGCTTTCTGAACTGGATCGGCATCACAGAAAGTGCGACGGTGAGCTTGATCGGCGCCTTGATCGCCTTTGTTAGCGATCTGGCCATTCTCGTCACGGTCTTTAGCCATATCTCGCCCGCTGAGGCCCTCCAGCTCTTCGAAAGCATGTTCGCGGGCAACGCCGTGACCCCGGTCAAGCTGCTGGTCGGCTTCGGAGGGGCCTTTCTGGCTTTCTCGGGCCTGGAGAGTATCTCTCAGCTGTCGCCGGTTATGAAGACACCACGCAAAAGGGTCGCCGGCCTGGCGCTGCTGGTGGTCGTCGTTACGATCGGCCTCACCAGCCCCCTGCTGACAACTTTCTCTACGCTCCTGCAACCTCAGGAGGCGGCTGACCCCCTCAAGAATAGCCAGCTTGTCTCGCTGCTGGCCGGCCACTGGGGCAATATCTGGCTCCAGAGTGAGGTGGCAATCAGCGCTAGCGCTTTGCTGGTCTTCGCGAGTAATACTGCGATTATCGGCGCTTACCATGTTTTCATGGCCCTTTCGCGCATGGAGTTCTTGCCCTCCTTCGTGCTGAAGCGGAACCGCCTGCGTGGCACACCTCACTATTCGATCGCCCTGGCTACCGGCGTTCCAATCCTGGTCTTGTTGTTGGTTCACGGCCAGCTGGACTTGCTCGGCGATATGTACGCCTTTGGCCTGCTGGGAGCCTTCTCGTTGACCTGCCTCGGCCTGGATGTCGTTCGCTGGCGCGAGCGCCACACGGCGCAGAATCGCGCTGCCGCCCTGGCAGAGCTGCGCGCGAGCAGCCAGAATGGTCATGCACCTACAGAGACGGATCTGGCGCTCACTTCCGAGAGTGGCCTGGCCCTTAATGGCCACCATGAGCTTCAGGCCCCACGACACCCCACTCACGGCGAGATTGTGGAGCGCTCCGAGCGCTCGTACGAGGGCTGGCGCGGCCTCTGGTATACCATCGATTTCTATCTGGGGATCATTACCACTTTCCTGGTGACACTGGCCTGGTCGATTAATCTGGTGGCCAAGCCACTGGCTACGGCCTTCGGCGGCTCGGTCGCTCTCCTGGGCATGGGGGTAGCTTTCTATAACTACCGCAGCCACCGCCTGATGGGCCGCCTGCCTGTGCCAGTAACCACAATTGAGGACCACCTCCACGGCTCCATTCTGGCTGTGCTGACAGCCCACAATCCTCATAACGAGGATGTGATCCGTACAGCAATCCACAGTGCCGACGGGCGCCCGGTGGTCTTTCTCTATGTCGGCGAGCCGCGCGTGGCTCGCACGCCACGCCTCTTCGAGGTAGTTGATCCCTACCTGGAGGATGAACAGGCCAAAGAACTCTTCGGCAAGGCCGAGAGCCAGGCTCGCCGCGCTAAAATCAGTACTCGCCGCTACGTCTACCGCCCCTATGAGCCGGGAACAATCGCCCGCGTCTGGCAGATCGTTCACCCTCACGATACGATTGTTCCCGCGAACGAGGTGCCCAGGATCGAGGATATCAATCCCGATCGCATCAGTTACGAGATTACGCCAGGTGGCGGCATGCAGGTCGCACATATGGTGAAGCGTTGGTAAAGTAATGAGGTCGGCAGGCGTTCAAGAGGCCCTCAGCTAGAGGGCGCCGCCGCTCGACTCATGCCAACCGGTCGCCTCAATGCAGAGTGGGCACAGAGCCATGCCCACTCGTAGGGGAGCAGGGCCCACAGCCTGGCCGAGCGACTCGCGCGGTCGCCACTGTCCGCCTCGCTCGGGGCTGCGGTTCTAACCGTGGTACAATAAAGGTTGTGAACTCTCTCTAGCTGAGCTACGCTGACAGATCCTGTTTACCAACGTATTTGTCGCTGTTGATGGAGGAAGGAGCAACACGTATGAACGAGCGCATTCGCGAGATTCTAAGCTGGTACGCCGGCGAGAACCCCGGCGTCTTAACGAACCTGGCCCGTATTCTGAATCATGGCCGCCTGGGAGGAACCGGGAAGCTGGTGATCTTGCCAGTCGATCAGGGCTTCGAGCATGGCCCTGCGCGGAGCTTCGCGCCGAACCCGGCTGGCTATGATCCTCGCTACCATTTCCAGCTGGCGATCGAGTCTGGCTGCAATGCCTACGCTGCCCCCCTGGGCTTCCTGGAGGCCGGCGCCGCAGAGTTCGCTGGCGAGATCCCTCTCATTCTGAAGTGCAATAACCACGACCTGCTCTACGAGTCACGCGATCCTCTGCCAGCTCTCACTTCGAGCGTCGAGGATGCTCTGCGCCTCGGTTGCTCGGCGATCGGCTTTACAATCTATCCCGGCTCGGCTGCCCGCGATACGATGTATGAGGAGCTGCGCGAGCTGACTCGCCAGGCCAAGGACCACGGCCTGGCCGTGGTGGTCTGGTCCTATCCCCGCGGCAGTGGCCTGAGCAAGGAGGGCGAGACAGCCATCGATGTGGTCTCCTATGCCGTGCATATCGCCGCCCAGCTCGGCGCAAACATCATTAAGGTGAAGCTCCCCAGTGAGAAGATTGAAAAGCCGGAGGCGCAAAAGGTTTACCAGAAGTATGAAATTCCGATCGCTACCCTGGCTGATCGCGTGCGCCATGTCGTCCAGAGCGCCTTTAATGGCCGGCGCATTGTGATCTTCTCGGGCGGGCCGGCGGCTGCCGACGAGCAGGTCTTTGAGGAGGTGCGCGCCATTCGCGATGGCGGCGGCTTCGGCTCGATCATTGGTCGCAATTCTTTCCAGCGCCGCAAGGAGGAGGCCCTGCGCTTCCTGAGCACCGTGATGGGCATCTACGAGGGGTCGAGCCGCTAGGCGTAGCTGTCCTGCCCACAAGCGCGCTGGGTTGCGTTGTCCAGCGCTGCTGCCTGAAATGTCCCTGGGGCGGGTCACTTTGGTTTGGAAGCGACCCGCCCTGGTTATTGCTTTGGCTCAGCGCTAGAATGGGCAGCAAGCAGCTCGGCCCGCCTCAGCGCTTGACCTGGCTACCTGTTTTTCTTTTCCAGAATGGCTTGTTTCCCTCACCATCCTGCCTTCTTGTTCGCTTGTTTGCCTCTTTTCGCCTTGTCTGGACTGCCCCTTGAGCGGGTTTGCTCCGCGTTGACTGCTCTGCTAGCGCGCTCCCCGGACCTGCTTGATGGCGAGGGTGCCGATGGCAAAATAGAGCGTGGTCACAGCAAAGAGGACAGTGTAGCCGAGATGATTGGGCAGGCTCTGCAGTAGCTGGAGGATGACGCCGCCGATGGCCGTCCCTATGACCTGGGGGAGAATGCCCATCATTGACCAGAAGCCCATAAATTTACCGGCCTCGTTGGTTGGTGGCAGCACATCGGTGGTCAAGGCCCAGTCGACGCTCGTGTAGGCCCCGAAGCCGATACCGAAGATGAGACCCGCAATTAAAGCTCCATATTGGGTCTGAAAGAAGATGAAGACCAGACAGACAATGGCCATCATTGCCCCAGAAAGATAGACCAGTCCTTTACGGCCCCAGTGATCCGAGGCCCAACCGCCGACGATCGAGGTCAACAGAGCCGTGAGCAAGAGCGC
This window contains:
- a CDS encoding APC family permease; this translates as MQESVTQATTTDQSQEHQPGRGRLGPLLCWAVVFADIGTSVYYTPGILYVTVGKLAGFFVLLTMFVFVLLTLKYAEVSARFPQGGGVVSVAAHALNPWFGALGGMFILVDYFLTAALSCLSGIFYFSVVFPALGPNALWITIAVLALLGFLNWIGITESATVSLIGALIAFVSDLAILVTVFSHISPAEALQLFESMFAGNAVTPVKLLVGFGGAFLAFSGLESISQLSPVMKTPRKRVAGLALLVVVVTIGLTSPLLTTFSTLLQPQEAADPLKNSQLVSLLAGHWGNIWLQSEVAISASALLVFASNTAIIGAYHVFMALSRMEFLPSFVLKRNRLRGTPHYSIALATGVPILVLLLVHGQLDLLGDMYAFGLLGAFSLTCLGLDVVRWRERHTAQNRAAALAELRASSQNGHAPTETDLALTSESGLALNGHHELQAPRHPTHGEIVERSERSYEGWRGLWYTIDFYLGIITTFLVTLAWSINLVAKPLATAFGGSVALLGMGVAFYNYRSHRLMGRLPVPVTTIEDHLHGSILAVLTAHNPHNEDVIRTAIHSADGRPVVFLYVGEPRVARTPRLFEVVDPYLEDEQAKELFGKAESQARRAKISTRRYVYRPYEPGTIARVWQIVHPHDTIVPANEVPRIEDINPDRISYEITPGGGMQVAHMVKRW
- a CDS encoding class I fructose-bisphosphate aldolase; translated protein: MNERIREILSWYAGENPGVLTNLARILNHGRLGGTGKLVILPVDQGFEHGPARSFAPNPAGYDPRYHFQLAIESGCNAYAAPLGFLEAGAAEFAGEIPLILKCNNHDLLYESRDPLPALTSSVEDALRLGCSAIGFTIYPGSAARDTMYEELRELTRQAKDHGLAVVVWSYPRGSGLSKEGETAIDVVSYAVHIAAQLGANIIKVKLPSEKIEKPEAQKVYQKYEIPIATLADRVRHVVQSAFNGRRIVIFSGGPAAADEQVFEEVRAIRDGGGFGSIIGRNSFQRRKEEALRFLSTVMGIYEGSSR